GCGATTTGAAACTTTTTGCAATGATCGGTGCATTTCTCGGCTTTAAACCTTTGTTTTTTATATTATTTTTCAGTTCGCTCGCAGGCGTAATTGTGGGACTGCCGTTTATTGTTTGGAAAAAAAGCCGGAACTTCCCAATTCCCTTCGGCCCCTTTATTTCTCTTGCAACAATTTTTTATATTTTCTATGGTAACAGGATTATTGATATTTATCTGAATAAAATGTATTTGTAGGAGGAGAATTTGTTGCCTTTAAAAGATCAGCTTCAGCACATAAAAAGAGGGGCTGAAGAGGTTATCGTTGAAGAAGAACTGGTTAGAAAGATAGAGAAATCTATAAAAGAAGAGAAGCCTCTCAGGGTAAAAGCCGGTTTCGATCCGACAGCTCCCGATTTGCATCTTGGACACACAGTGCTGATACAAAAGTTAAAACATTTTCAGGAACTGGGACACCAGGTGATTTTTCTAATAGGTGATTTTACCGGTATGATAGGTGATCCTTCAGGAAAGTCTGAAACCAGAAAGGCTTTGACGAGGGAAGAAATAGTGAAAAATGCTGAAACGTATAAAGAGCAGGTTTTTAAAATACTGGATCCGGAGAAAACGGAGATTGCTTTCAACAGTCACTGGATGAATAAGATGACTGCCGCGGACATGATTAAGCTGGCTTCACAGCACACCGTTGCAAGAATGCTGGAAAGGGATGATTTTAACAAGCGCTATAAATCCAACAGGTCAATTAGTATTCATGAGTTTTTATATCCTTTGGTTCAGGCTTATGACTCTGTTGCTTTAAGGGCAGACGTAGAGTTAGGGGGGACTGATCAGAAATTCAACCTTCTTGTGGGAAGAGAAATTCAGAAGGCCTACGGGCAGGAATCCCAAATCGCTTTGACTATGCCTATACTTGAAGGTCTTGACGGTGTGCAGAAGATGAGTAAATCTTTAAACAATTATGTAGGTATTACCGAAAGTCCATCGGATATGTTTGGTAAACTTATGTCTATTTCAGATGAGCTTATGTTCCGCTACATGCTTTTACTGAGCGACAGAAGTATGAAATCCATAGAAGATTTAAAAAAGGACATCAAAAACGGCAGGCTGCATCCGATGGATGTGAAAAAGGATTTTGCATGTGAAATTGTGGAAAAATTCCACGATAAAAGTGCAGCAGAAAAAGCCAAATCGGATTTTGAAAGGGTGTTCTCCAAAAGGGAAAATCCGGAGGATATGCCTGTTTTGGAAGTTAATGGTGAAAGTATGCTGGAGATAATAAGAAAGCTGAATTTTGCTTCAAGCAACAGTGATGCCAGAAGGCTTGCCAAGCAGGGGGCTGTATCTGTGAACGGGGAGAAAATCAGTGATATTGAGATGAGCCCGGCAGCCGGAGAATATACTTTAAAAGTTGGTAAACGTAAGTTTGCCAGAATAATATGCAAATAACGGGAGGTTAATTGTGGTTACCGTTAGACCTTTTAGAGGAGTAAGATACAATCTGGAAAAAGCCCTTTTGAAACATGTTGTTTCACCCCCCTATGATGTGATAAGCGAGAGTGAAAGAGAGAGCTTTAAAACAAAATCACCGTATAACGTTGTCCATCTTATTCTGCCCGAGGGCAAAAACAAGTACAATAATGCCGGTAAACTCTACAATCAATGGAAATCGGAAAAAGTCCTGGTAAAAGATGATGTGCCGTCATTTTACGTTTATGAGCAGGAGTACAGGTACGAAGGCAAAAAATATGTCAGGACCGGTTTTGTTGGTTTGATGAAGCTGGAAGAATTTGGTAAAGGGAAAGTTTTCCCCCATGAAAAGACGTTGGCCGGACCCAAAAAAGACCGATACGAGCTGATGAAGGCTTGCAAAGCGAACTTCAGCCAGATTTTCGGACTTTATCTGGATAAGGAAAATGAGCTGGAAAAGGCTTTTGCCAGTGCGAAGAAGACGATGCCTGCAGCTTCAGCAGTTGATGATGACGGCGTCAAGAATTCTTTATGGCTTATACAGGATCAGGATATTGTTAATAAAATATCCAGGTTTATGTCAAACAAATCTATTTATATTGCTGATGGGCATCACAGGTACGAGACCTCTCTTAATCTGAGGGACTTTTTCAGAAAGCAGAACAAAGATGCAGCAGATGAGTTAAAGCCTTACGACTTTGCAATGATGATGTTTGTCAATTTTTATGACGAAGGTCTAAAGATATTTCCCACTCACAGAGTGGTTGATATAGATGATAAATTTGACGAAAAAGTGTTTTTTGAGAAGCTTGAGAATTATTTTGTAGTTGAGGAGATTGAGCATACCCGCTATGAGAAGTTTCTGAATAAGAAAGAGAATTGCAAGATAGTAATGGTTTACGGGGACAAATATTACGGTCTGTCAATTAAGGACGACGATTATGAAAAACTTCACCCCGTTTACCGAAGAGTTGACACTTATATCCTTCAGGAACTTATCTTAAAAGGTGTCATGGGCTTTTCCGAAGATAAACTTCTTAATAAAGAAGGCATTTCTTTTATGCAGAGCGAGGAGAAAGTACGTGAAGCAGCTGAAAAAAATAAAGCAGTCGGATTCATATTGAACGGTGTACCTATTGAAGTTGTCAGAGAAATTTCTGAAAATGGATATGTGATGCCGCAAAAATCCACTTATTTTTATCCGAAATTACAGACAGGTCTTGTTTTTAATGATATTTGATTTGGGGTGTCTGTTCCTGATACCCCATCTGTCACAATTGAATTATAATTGATTAAAACCCCGGTTTCCTGCGGGATATAAAATATTTTTTATATTTGTTTAATTTTGAATGGTTATAAAATTCACTTTATATTTTCTTAAATATACCAATAGTTTTTGGAATAAAGTCGGTTTAAACAATTTGACAAACCCTGTTTTTTTTTATATAAAACAATTATATTATGCTATCATGAAAATAGATGTTATACTTTAACTGACTAACTGCTGAATATAAAGTCTTTGCGGATAACGGCAAAGGTTTTAATATACATTGTATGGATAAGACGGTTTAAAGAGCCGCTTAGAAAAAAGCGAGTAAAGGAGGTACGTGATTATGTTTAACAAATTCAGAAAGTTAGGAATCAGCTTCTTAGCAGTAGGGTTGTTTGCACTTTTATCAGCTGGTGTTGCTTCAGCCCAGGTTACACTTGAGGACATTAAAGAAAGAGGATTTGTTCGTGTTGCCACTGCAAATGAAATCCCCTACGGTTATGTAGATGCAGGCGGTAATGCAATGGGAGCCGGACCGGAAGTTGCCAGAGCGGTATTGAAAAGAATGGGTATTGAAGATATTCAGTGGGTTGTAACAAGTTTCAGTTCTCTGATCCCCGGCTTAAAAGCAAATCGTTTTGATATGGCGGCAGCAGAGCAGGCCATTCTGCCTCCGCGTTGTAAACAGGTGGATTATGCTACAGTGCCCAATTCCTCCTATGGTGAAGGACTGCTGGTGAAAGCCGGAAATCCTAAAGATATTCATTCACATAGGGACTTTGCTAAGCGTGAAGATCTGAAAGTTGCCATTATGGCTGGTGCCGATCAGCTTGAAATGCTTCAGGAGATTGATGTCCCACAGTCACAAATGGTTATGATTCAGACAAATGCTGACGCTATTTCAACTGTAGCCACAGGAAGAGCCGATGCTTATGCTGCAACAGGACTTACTGCAGCTAATTTGGCGAAGAAGAGTGATAAAGTTGAACTGGCCGATCCTTTTGTAGATCCTGTGATAGATGGTAAAGAGATCCGTAGCTGGGGCAGCTTTACCTTTAATAAAGGATCCGATGATTTTCGCTTAGCGTTCAGTAAAGAGCTGAAAAAGTTTAAAAAGACTGATGAGTGGAGAAATATTCTCGAGAAAAACGGATTTACACCTGCTGACATAGAAGGTTCTTTTAAACATACTACTAAAGAGCTTTGCTCCGGAGAAGGTATTTAAGTAAAACTGTATCACATAGGCGCCCGGTTTTAAAAAGCCGGGCGCTTTCTTATTATATCCCTGCATACAGGGTAGCGGAGGGATGAATGAACTGGATAGATTATTTGGGACCAATGATGGATGGGGCATGGATTACTGTTAAGTTAACGTTCTATTCCACCATTCTCGGAGCCATCTTTTCTTTTATGTTTGGACTCGGAAAGCTTTCCCGGCACTGGTATTTTAAAGTCCCCTCCGTTACATATATTGAAGTCTTCAGGGGCACTTCTTTGCTGGTGCAGATGTTTTGGCTGTTTTATGCTTTACCTCTGGTAGGCCAGTTTATGGGAGTTGATACTCGTATTCCGCCTGTTATTGCGGGAATTCTGGCATTATCTGCAAATATAGGTGCATATGGCGCTGAGGTTGTGCGGGGTGCCATACAGGCAGTATCTAAAAAACAATACGAAGCGGCTACTGCTCTCAATTTTACTCCCAAACAAACATTATGGCGTATCGCTCTGCCTCAGGCAATACCTGAAATGATGCCGCCTTTTGGCAATCTTGCCATTCAAAATTTGAAGGATACCGCTTTGGTTTCTCTTATTACAATATCGGATTTGGCCTTTGTCTCGGAAAGGCTTAGAAATCTAACACAGGAAAGTGCCGTGGTCTATACACTGGCTCTTTTTATGTACTTCGGTATGGCTCTGGTACTGGCAGGTATGCTTAAAATGCTAAGCCAGTATGTTGGAACCTGGCGCCGTGCAGCGGGAGGTAAGTGATGTTATACGGGATTGAATGGGTTACAACTTCAAATCTTGCTTTTGCAGCGTCTATTCTACCTATTTTACTGATAGGGCTTGTTACAACATTAAAAGCTACAGTTGTGGGTTTTATTTTGGCAATGATTATCGGTTTGATATTGGCAGCCTTAAAGGGAGCACCGTTGAAGATAATCAGCTATCCGGCTGCATTTGTTATTGAATTTTTGCGGGACACCCCGCTGCTTATACAGTTGTTTTTTGTTTTTTATGTTCTCCCTCAGCTTACCGGGATTACTCTTCCGGCATTTGTTGCCGGAGCTGTTGCGCTTGGTTTGCAGTACAGCGCATATTGTGCCGAAGTTTACAGAGGCGGGCTGGAAGCGGTGCCATGGGGGCAGCACGAGGCACTTAAAGCTTTAAACTTACCACCTGCTTATGGTTTTTTTCATATTATTCTGCCCCAGGCTGTACCACGTATTATACCGGCGCTGGGGAATTATCTTGTTTCAATTATGAAAGATGTCCCCATCTTAAGTGTTGTCACTGTTCTGGAAATGATGACCCTGGCCAGAATTATCGGAGACAGAACTTATAATTATCTCGTTCCTCTTTCTTTGGTAGGGGGACTGTATCTTATATTAACACTGCTGTCATCATTCTTAGTGCGTTTTATAGATATGAAACTTCCCAAGAGCGGAATACCACTTAAATAAGCGAGGTAAAAATGAGCGAACCTATGATTAAATTTGATAAAGTTACAAAAAAATTCGGTGATGTGGTGGTTCTAGATGAGCTTGAGTTTGAGGTCCAGCCTAATGAGATGGTAACGATTATTGGACCTTCGGGTTCCGGTAAATCAACGATACTCAGGATTTTGATGACATTGGAGCCAATAAATGGTGGTGTGGTTTATGTTGACGGTGAGCCATTATGGCATGAAGAACGCAACGGCAAGCTTATCCCTGCAAGCCAACAACATTTGAGAAAAATGCGCTCAAAGCTCGGAATGGTTTTCCAGCAGTTTAACCTGTTTCCGCATATGACAGTTCGCCGTAATCTGACGGAGGCACCTATAAGGGTGCTGGGGCTTTCAAAAAAGGAAGCTGTCGAAAGGGCTGATGAGCTTCTTGAATTGGTGGGGCTGTCTGATCAGGCGGATAAATTTCCCGCACAGCTTTCCGGTGGGCAGCAGCAGCGCGTTGGTATAGCCAGGTCTTTGGCTATGAGACCTAAAATTCTGCTTTTTGATGAACCGACTTCTGCACTTGATCCGGAGCTTGTTGGTGAAGTTTTACAGGTAATCCGTCAGCTGGCTGAGCAGCATGAATTTACTATGCTTCTTGTTACGCACGAGATTCCTTTTGCCAGACAGGTGTCTGACAGGGTATGTTTTATCGATGGCGGATCGATTGTGGAGCAGGGGTCGCCGGCTGACATATTGACGGAGCCGAAAGAAGAGAGAACTAAAGAGTTTCTGCACGCTGTACTGCATCCGGATGAATAAATTTGTTGTGTGGTGTATTGGTATATTAGTTGAGTGGTATATTTGTTATTAGTAAACTCAGCCGGTAACTTCACAGCAGTAACTACCTCAAATACCAAGCATCCCGCCACAATTTGGTGGGCGGGATGTGCGCGGTTGGCACCTCAAATACTTTAAATTCACAGCGTAAAATATTCAGCCGTCGGGTTGTGAACGATGAGTGCACTTGTACTAAACTCTGGCACCATCTGATAAGTCTCAGTCAGGCTGATATTTATTTTCTCCATTGAAAGCAGATCACCAATAATTTTATTTCCATACAGATCCGGACATGATGGATAACCGAAACTGTAGCGCAGGCCTCGGTATTTTGCGTTAAGTATTCCGTCAATAGAACCGGAGTCCTTATTATCTATTTTAAGTTCTTCTCTTATCCTTTTATGCCAGAATTCCGCCAAAGCTTCTGTTAGTTCTGTAAAGAAGCCGTGAAGAAGAAAATATTTCTTGTAGCTGTGGTTTTCTTTCAATTGTTTTGTGTACTCCGCCGGTTCATTTCCGAGGGTTACGATTTGCAGCGGTAAAACATCAAATTCCCCTGATTTGTGGTCCTTGAAATAGTCAGGAATACTGAGAAACGGTGGTTTGGAACTTCTCGGGAAAACAACATCAGCGAGCAGTTTCTCGTCTTCATCATATATTTTTAATGTTTCCTCACTGCTCTGGCACTTGAAATATCCATAACTTACTTTAGGATTAATTTTGATTTCATTGTTAAGTTTTAGCAGTATCTCGTTGTATTCACTGTCAGCTTCATCTTTTAATAATTTCATATATTCTGCTTCGGTACTTGCACTGCTCTTTTTATAGCCCCATCGTGTTTTATAAAGGGTCTGCCTGTTCATAAACTTCAACGCATCGTTAATATCAATATTCTCTTCAATTTTGCTGCCCCAGAAAGGCGGGATAGGTATATCGTCCGTACTCAGATCGTTTCTTGTTTGCTCGTCGCCTGTTGTATCTGATTTTACTTGATTAATCTGTGGTTTTCCTGAAATTTTTCTTCTTTGGGATGGTTTTGTTTTCAGGTATTTAAGAGCAGAAAAAGCATCTGCACAGTAGTGTACTTTTCCCTCAAGAAGCGGCTCACATTCGTTTTTTACAAACCCTTCAGTAAGTGCGGCACCGCCCAGCAGAACGGTTGTGTCCAGTTGCATTTGAGCTATCTCAGCTATATTTTCCTTCATTATGCCGGTGGATTTGACAAGCAAACCGCTCATACCTATTGCATCCGCTTTTACCTCTTTCGCCCTTTCAATCATTTCATCGACAGGAACCTTTATTCCCAAATTATACACTTCGTAACCGTTATTGGATAAAATAATTTCCACAAGGTTTTTACCTATGTCATGCACATCACCTTTTACAGTGGCCAAAATGACTTTACCTTTTGTTTCCGTGTCTTCTTTGTTAATAAATTTTTCCAGATAGGTGACAGATTTCTTCATGACTTCAGCAGACTGAAGTACAAAAGGCAGGAGCATTTTGCCGCTGCCGAAGAGTTCTCCGATCTCTTTCATTCCGGGCATCAGAATGTCATTAATTATTTCAAAAGGTTTGTATTTTTGCAGAAGAGTGTCTATTACTTTTTCAAGGTCCTTTTTATTACCTTTTTTAAGCTTTTTAACCAGAGCTTCTTCTTCGGTTATATCTTCTTCAACTTCTTCTTCGCTTTGCAGGCTTTTGCCTGAAAAATGGTTAATAAATTTATTAAGTCCATTTTCACGACCGTAAATCAGATTTTTGCACAAATTTATTTCATGTTTATCCATAGAGGATAGATTAATAAGTTTCGATGCATGGACAATCGCCATATCCAGACCGTTTTCCACTGCTTCTTCCAGAAAAACGGCGTTTAGAAAAATCCTGCTTTCTTTGGATAGTCCGAATGAAACATTGCTGACTCCCAATACCGTTTTTGCTCCTTTCAATCTGTCTTTTATCATTTTTATGGCGTTTAATGTTTCCACAGCTGCAAACTTAAGGGAAGTATCTCCGCTTCCGATGGAGAAAGTCAGCGGGTCGAATATCAGCCCTTCAGGAGCAAGATTGTATTGTTTAGTCCATATATTATAAATCTTTTCAGCAATTTTAAATTTCTCATCTGCTGTCATTGCCATGCCGTTTTCATCAATAGTAAGAGCGATAACGTTGGCAGGGTAGTCTTGAACAAGCTTAAGTATTTTGTGCAGCTTGCCACCGCCGTCTTCAAGGTTTATTGAATTGATAATGGGTTTTCCCGAATAATTTTTAAGAGCAGTTTCTATCACCGGAGGCTCCGTTGAGTCAATTACAATGGGAGCGGAAAGGGTTTTATTTAATAAGCTGACAAAATGCTGCATATCAAACATTTCATCTCGCCCTGCATATGCAACACAAACATCGATAAAATGGGCTCCGGCGTCTTCCTGCTCTTTGGCGACATTTAACATTCCCTCATAATCGTTGTTTAACAATAATTCTCTGAAAGCTTTACTGCCGTTGGCATTTGCCCTCTCACCTATTATAGCAGGAGGTGGTGTCTGTGTCAGTGAAGTGGATGTGTATAGACTTGATGACAGACCTGCAGCTGTCCCGGAAGGTTTTAAAGGATGAAAAGATTTTGCTATATTTTTCAGTTGTTTTATATGTTCGTAACCGGTACCGCAGCACCCACCGATAATATTCAGCGGCAATTCATCCAGCAATCCTTTGAATATTTCAGCCATCTTCCCGGGTGTCATCGTGTAAACGGTTTTCCCGTTAACATTTTCAGGCAGACCTGCATTAGGTATGCATGATACACTTCTGTTCCAGTATTTGGTAAGTTCGCTGAGTGGTTTATGCATCATATCCGGCCCCAGGCCGCAATTCAGCCCCAAAGAAAATACCGGATAGGAGCCGATGAGTGCAGCGGCTGCTGAAATGTCAGAGCCTACAAGCATTGTGCCTGTATTCTCAACAGTTACCGAAACACTTACCGGTAAATCGATTTTTAATTCTTCAAGGTTATCAAAAATCGCTTTCAAAGCGGCCTTTATCTGCAATAAATCCTGCGAAGTTTCCACGATTAATCCGTCGACGCCCCCATCTATCAGACCTTTTGACTGCTCTTTATACATTTCGTACAAATCGTCAAATGATATCTGGGAAAGGCTGGGCAGTTTAGTTCCGGGGCCCATCGATCCGAAAACAAACTTATCGGAGAATTCATCGGCAGCCCCGCGGGCCAATTTCGCCCCGGCAACATTTATTTCGTATGCTTGATCTTCAAGGCCGTACTCACTTAAAATCAGTCTTGTGGCACCGAAAGTGTTTGTCTCAGCAACGTCAGCTCCAGCCTGAAAATACTTTCTGTGAATATTTTTCATGATTTCCGGAGCACTGATATTAAGGTATTCATTACACCCATGAAAATCCCCCCATAATGTTTCGGGGATTGATTCATTCTGAATTGTGGTGCCCATTCCGCCGTCGAAAACGACTATATTCCTTTCCGCAAATTTTCTAAACATTTCCATCTCTCTATAAACTTTTAATATTCTTAAACAGGTAATGTACAATAAAAATATAAACAGATTTTTTCAAGCTGTATTTTATTGCAACTCTCTCATTTTTTAGGAGCTATGACATTTTGTTGGTGCTAAGCGTTAAGCTTACATGGCCTAGGAGCAAGGAGAAAAGTCCAGATTGAGGCAGATATTTAGAAAGTTGATATAATTGTTTGCACGATTACCTTTTAACTTATTTAATACATCTACAAACCATACTACCCTAAGACCCTTATTACCTCAATAACATCAACTACCTCAATCACCTCCAACTACCTCTTTCTTACCCATCATCCATCGCACATTACTCATCACGGTATCACGCATTACGGTATACACCTTAAATTTTGAAGAAGTACTTAAAAAAATTTATATATTGCGTTTTGTTATTGACTTTAATTATAAAATTATATAGAAAAAATATAGAGAGCAAGCTTGATAACACTCTCTTAATTCAATTAAAATATAATTTTACACATGAAATAAAACAGTATAATTGTGCTTGAAATTTTTCATATTTAAAATATGTCAATGTAAACTAAAATTTAACTTGTTTTTTCAATTAAGAGTTTTTTCTATTGAAAGATACACGGGTTAAGCTATGTTTTATCAATAGGCACCAAAATTAAGTATATCAATAGCTGTCGGCAGTAATTCAGACAGTTTTCAAACAACGTTGGCCTTAATTATTTACAGTGCTTGTTGTTGTACTTTTGAAAATATATTCCCGATGGGTGGTATAATGTCATTAGAGCGGGCTGAAATACTAAAATTTGCAGTTGAGTTGAGGCACAAGCTTCATTCACAGCCTGAAACTGCATGGAAAGAGTATAATACATCTGCGTATATAAGAGCAATTTTAACAGATAATAGGATACAATGGAAAAAGAGTGCTGAAACAGGAACTATCGCTGTGCTTGCACCCGAAGCTAAAGGCAGACATGTGGCATTGCGTGCGGACATTGATGCGCTTGCTATTGATGAAAAAACTGCAGCCCCTTATAAATCGCAAAATGCCGGGGTTATGCATGCCTGTGGTCATGATGGACATACATCTGCCCTTATAGCTGCCGCTCTTATATTGAAAGAAAATGAGGAAAAGCTGGGCGGACCTGTAACTTTGGTATTTCAGCCGGGTGAGGAAGGCGGACACGGAGCAAAGAGAATATTGGAAGAAGGGTGTCTGAAAGATGTGGATTGTATTTTCGGCTGGCATAACTGGCCGGGTATAAAATTTGGTGAGGCAGCTTGCCCGGACGGTGTGGTCATGGCTGCAAACGGTACTTTTCATATCGACTTTTACGGTAAAGGCGGACATTCAAGTCAGCCTGAAATCTGTAGAGATCCGGTGCTGGCAGCATCAGCAGTGGTAACAGCGTTGCAGCAGATAGTGAGCAGACGGGTTGCCCCGCAGGACTCTGCAGTTGTTTCGGTAACATCTTTTGAAGCTCCAAGCGGCTTAACCACTATTCCGGAGCATTCAAGAATTGAAGGAAGTATACGTATTTCAGATACCCTGATGAGGGACAGAGTGGGCGAGATGATTAAGAATATTGCAGAGAAAACTGCCGATGCTTATGGGGTCAGAGCTGAAGTGGAATTGAGAAAACGTTACGGTGCCACAGTAAATGATGCTGATTCTGCGGCATATATGAGAGAATGCTTGCAAAACACGTTGGGGGAGAATTGGAAGAGCGATATAAAAATGCCTGTTATGGCTTCGGAGGATTTCAGTTATTATTTGGAAAAGATTCCCGGAGCTTATGCGCTTATAGGCAGTGATGACGGTAACGGGCACAATATTGCCTGCCACAATGCAGCTTACGATTTTAACGACAGACTGATAGAACCGGCGGCTGAATTATTAGTGAAGCTTGCCGGCATAGACAATAAATAAGAGGTGGAGTATGGCTAACAGTATGGAAATTTTTGAGCAATGGGAATCAGAAATCAGGGCTTACTGCAGAGCAGCCCCTACGGTCTTTAAATCAGCTTCCAATGCGAAGCAGGTTGATGAGAACGGCAAAGAATATGTGGATTTTTTTGCCGGGGCCGGCGTCCTGAATTTCGGTCACAACAATCCAAAGATGAAGGAAGCCATGATAGAGTTTTTAAAAGAAGACGGCGTGGCGCACAGTCTGGATATGTATACGAGTGCAAAAAGAAGTTTCATTGAGAAGTTTGTGGAAACTATTTTAAAACCGAGAAACATGAAGTATAAGATGCAGTTTACAGGCCCTACAGGGACAAATGCTGTTGAAGCGGCTTTAAAACTGGCCAGAAAAGTTACCGGCCGTGATGATGTTGTTGCATTTACCCACGGTTTTCACGGTATGACACTGGGCTCGCTAGCCTGCACTGCAAATCATTATTTCAGAAATGCAGCCGGGGTTTCACTTGACAATGTTATCAGATGGCCCTTTGGTACTGGAAAAAACTGCATGGAATCACTGGCCGATTTAAAGGCTATGTTTAACGACCCATCTTCCGGTGTAAATGCTCCTGCAGCGTTTTTGGTTGAGACAATACAGGCTGAGGGCGGTGTAAGAGTCGGCAACCTTGAATGGCTTGAAGGTATACAGCAGCTTGCCAGAGATCTTGGAGCACTTTTTATCATTGATGATATCCAGGTGGGTTGCGGCAGAACAGGCTCATATTTCAGTTTTGACGGTACAGATCTTGATCCTGATATAATTGTTCTGGCCAAGGGTATCGGCGGGTACGGAACACCCCTTGCCATGACACTTAATAAGCCTGAGTATGACGAGAAATGGAGTCCGGGAGAGCATACGGGTACATTCAGAGGTCAGGGGCTTTCGTTTGTGGCCGGGACAAAAGCGCTGGATTACTTTGACAATGATGAACTGATGAATAAAACGAAAAAACATGGTGAATACATGTCGTCTTTCCTGAAAGACCTTGCAGAGGGAAATGATGATGTGGAAGTACGCGGAAGAGGTATGATTGTAGGATTTGATGTTACGAACGGTGATAAAGCAAAAGCAATTGCACGAGAATGCTTCGAAAACGGGATGCTTATCGGTGTCTGCGGAAGCAGAGGGGAGGTTCTTAAATTTATCCCTCCTTTGACTATTCCGGAAGAGGATTTGAAAAAAGGCCTGCGGATCTTTTCTGATGCATACAAAAAAGTAATTGGGTGAGGTAAGCCATGATTGAAAGAGATGACATGACATTTCCCTTTGAGGAATACAAAAGAAGAATTGATGAGTTAAGGTCAAGGATGGCAGAAAGACTCCTGGATGCTGTTATCATCACAGATCCTGAAAACCTGCTTTATCTCACTGATTATAAAACCACCGGTTACTCATTTTTTCAAGCGCTTGTTGTACCGCTGGAAAGTGAGCCTTTCATGGTCACAAGAAAACTGGAAGAATCCAATGTAATAGCACGTACATGGGTGGAAATAACCAGACCCTATTCGGATACTGAGGATGCCATCCAGATGCTTGTGAGCAGTTTGAAAGAGATGGGGCTTTCCAAGAAAACAATTGGGTATGAAAGAAACAGCTACTTTTTCCCTGCATATCAGCAGGACTCTCTGCAGCACACTTTGACGGACGGGCGTCTAAATGATTGTTTCGGAATAGTTGAGCAGGGAAGGATTACGAAATCGAACTATGAAATTGACGTAATGAGAAAAGCAGCAAAGGCGACGGAGTGTGGAATGAGAGCCGGTATAGAAGCAGCCAAAGCCGGGGTTACTGAAAATGAAATCGGAGCCGAAATTTCTGCTGCTATGTTCAAGGCAGGCGGGGAGCCTCCGGCAGTTATGCCGTATGTGACTTCAGGCCCGAGAACAATGATCGGGCATGCAACGTGGGAAGGACGTGTGGTTCAGCCGGGTGAGCATGTGTTTATGGAAGTCGGCGGCTGCTTCAGACAATATCATACTGCAATGATGCGGACGGTTATTCTGGGTGATTTGAGTGATAATATGAGATATGCCCAGGAGAGGATGAAGTTGGCATTAAACAGTGCAAAAGATTTGATCAGACCGGGAGTTACGGTTTCCGATGTGGATAACCTTATAAGGAAT
The nucleotide sequence above comes from Flexistipes sp.. Encoded proteins:
- the doeA gene encoding ectoine hydrolase; the encoded protein is MIERDDMTFPFEEYKRRIDELRSRMAERLLDAVIITDPENLLYLTDYKTTGYSFFQALVVPLESEPFMVTRKLEESNVIARTWVEITRPYSDTEDAIQMLVSSLKEMGLSKKTIGYERNSYFFPAYQQDSLQHTLTDGRLNDCFGIVEQGRITKSNYEIDVMRKAAKATECGMRAGIEAAKAGVTENEIGAEISAAMFKAGGEPPAVMPYVTSGPRTMIGHATWEGRVVQPGEHVFMEVGGCFRQYHTAMMRTVILGDLSDNMRYAQERMKLALNSAKDLIRPGVTVSDVDNLIRNIITVNDEYGVLITRSGYSIGVAFPPSWDEGYILSLAHGNSTVLREGMTFHIIPWVWGVDGNKTCGISDTIRVTANGCESFFNLEEDFIIKEEEGKKRIEGADQRIEIASAVEEDKKLKKTAEKAAAGKSTKAKSK